The window aactagaagcacaagcatttcgctacactcacattaacatctgctaaccatgtgacctgtctcctctacactctaaccactaggctacctgcctcctctacactctaaccactaggctacctgcctcctctacactctaaccactaggctacctgcctcctctacactctaaccactaggctacctgccacctctacactctaaccagtagtctacctgcctcctctacactctaaccactaggctacctgcctcctctacactctaaccactagactacctgcctcctctacactctaaccactagactacctgccccctctacactctaaccactaggctacctaaccactaggctacctgcctctacactctaaccactaggttacctgcctcctctacactctaaccactaggttacctgcctcctctacactctaaccactaggctacctgcctcctctacactctaaccccctctacactctaaccactaggctacctgcctcctctaaccactaggctacctgcctcctctaaccactagtctacctgcctcctctaaccactagtctacctgcctcctctacactctaaccactaggctacctgcctcctctaaccactaggctacctgcctcctctaaccactagactacctgcctcctctacactctaaccactaggctacctgcctcctctacactctaaccactagtctacctgccacctctacactctaaccactaggctacctgcctaaccactctacactctaaccactaggctacctgcctcctctacactctaaccactaggctacctgcccctctacactctaaccactagactacctgcctcctctacactctaacaactagactacctgcctcctctacactctaaccactagactacctgcctcctctacactctaaccactagactacctgcctcctctacactctaaccactagtctacctgcctcctctacactctaaccactagactacctgcctcctctacactctaaccactagactacctgcctcctctacactctaaccactagactacctgcctcctctacactctaaccactaggctacctgcctcctctacactctaaccactagactacctgcctcctctacactctaaccactagactacctgcctcctctacactctaaccactaggctacctgcctcctctacactctaaccactaggctacctgcctcctctacactctaaccactaggctacctgcccccctctacactctaaccactaggctacctgcctcctctacactctaaccactaggctacctgcctcctctactctaaccactaggctacctgcctcctctacactctaaccactaggctacctgcccctctacactctaaccactaggctacctgcctcctctaaccactagactacctgcctcctctaaccactaggctacctgcctcctctaaccactagactacctgcctcctctaaccactagactacctgcctcctctacactctaaccactaggctacctgcctcctctaaccactaggctacctgcctcctctaaccactaggctacctgcctcctctaaccactagactacctgcctcctctacactctaaccactaggctacctgcctcctctacactctaaccactagtctacctgcctcctctacactctaaccactagtctacctgcctcctctacactctaaccactaggctaccttcctcctctacactctaaccactaggctacctgcctcctctacactctaaccactaggctacctgcctcctctacactctaaccactagtctacctgcctcctctctaaccacactctaaccactaggctacctgcctcctctacactctaaccactaggctacctgcctcctctacactctaaccactaggctacctgcctcctctacactctaaccactaggctacctgcctcctctaaccactaggctacctgcctcctctacactctaaccactaggctacctgcctcctctacactctaaccactaggctacctgcctcctctacactctaaccactagactacctgcctcctctacactctaaccactaggctacctgcctcctctacactctaaccactaggctacctgcctcctctacactctaaccactaggctacctgactcctctacactctaacaactagactacctgcctcctctacactctaaccactagactacctgcctctacactctaaccactagtctacctgcctcctctacactctaaccactagactacctgcctcctctacactctaaccactagactacctgcctcctctacactctaaccactagactacctgcctctacactctaaccactagtctacctgcctcctctacactctaaccactaggctacctgcctctacactctaaccactagactacctgcctcctctacactctaaccactagtctacctgcctcctctacactctaaccactaggctacctgcctcctctaaccactagactacctgcctcctctacactctaaccactagtctacctgcctcctctacactctaaccactaggctacctgcctcctctaaccactagactacctgcctcctctacactctaaccactaggttacctgcctcctctacactctaaccactagactacctgcctcctctacactctaaccactggtctacctgccgcctctacactctaaccactagactacctgcctcctctacactctaaccactggtctacctgccgcctctacactctaaccactaggttacctgcctcctctacactctaaccactagactacctgcctcctctacactctaaccactagactacctgccgcctctacactctaaccactagactacctgccgcctctacactctaaccactaggctaccctgcctcctctacactctaaccactagactacctgccgcctctacactctaaccactagtctacatcctgttttcctttcttctctcctctaatAACCcacatcccttctctctctctctctcagagtttcCCGTCAGACGAGGGCTGGCCGTTCGCCAAGTACCTGGGAGCGTGTGGTCGCGTGGTGGCGGTGAACTACGTCGGCGAGGAGCTGTGGTCTTTCTACAATGCTCCGTGGGACAAGAGGGTTGACCTGGCCCGACAGCTGATGGACATCGCTGAGCAGCTCACCAACAACGACTTTGACTTCGCCCTCTACCTGCTGGACGTGAGCTTTGATAACTTCGCCGTGGGGCCGCGGGACGGAAAGGTCATCGTGGTGGACGCTGAGAACGTCCTGGTGGCCGACAAGAGACTGATCAAACAGAGTGAGTTGTAACACCggggggtagagaggtggggggggtagaCAGGTGTGGGGGGTAGACAGGtgttggaggggtagagaggtggggggttagagaggtgggggctagagaggtgggggtagagaggtgtgggggtgaagagaggtgggggaagtgttggaggggtagagaggtgggggggagagaggaggggggttagagaggtgtgggggaggtAGAGCAGAGGTGtagggggggtaggaggagggggttagagagggggggtagagaggtgggggggtagagaggtgtgggggttagagaggtgtgggggtagagagggggggggtagagaggtgtgggggtagagaggtgtgggggggtaATGAGGTGTTGGGGGTAGAGAGGTgtggggagggtagagaggtgtgggggtagagaggtgtgagggggtagagaggtgtgggggtAATGAGGTGTTGGgggtagagaggtgtgggggggagagaggtgtgggggggtagagaggtgtggggggtagagaggtgtggggggtagagaggtggggggtagagaggtgtggggggtagagaggtgtgggggggtaaagaggtgtggggggtagagtgggggtagagaggtgtgggggggtaaagaggtgtggggggtagagaggtgtgtggggggtagagaggggggggggtagggaggtggggggggggtgggggggtagagaggtggggggggggtagagaggtgtggggggggtagagaggtgtgggggggtagagaggtgtggggggtagagaggtgtggggggggtagagaggtgtggggggtagagaggtgtggggggggtagagagggtggggggggtagagagtgtggggggggtagagaggtgtgggggtaggaggagaggtgggggtagagaggtgtggggggggtagagaggtgtgggggggtagagaggtgtggggggggtagagaggtgtggggggtagagaggtgggggtagagaggtgtggggggtagagaggtggggggtagagaggtgtgggggtagagaggtgtggggggggggagagaggtggggggtagagaggtgtggggggggtagagaggtgtggggggggtagagaggtgggggggggtagagaggtgtgtggggggtagagaggtgtggggggtagagaggtgtggggggtagagaggtggggggggagaggtgtgggggtagagaggtgtggggggggggtagagaggtgtggggggtagagaggtgtggggggtagagaggtgtggggggtagagaggtgtggggggggtagagaggtgtggggggtagagaggtgtggggggtagagaggtgtggtggggggtagagaggtgtggggggggtagagaggtgtggggggtagagaggtgtggggggtagagaggtgtggggggagtagagaggtgtggggggtagagaggtgtgggggggtagagaggtgtagagaggtggggggtagagaggtgtgtACGTGGTGTTTTCTCGGTTGCTATGACGCCCTGTGTGTGACAGACTTGTGCTGAAGTCGACATCACCACCTTCTGTATTCAATCTCTTATTTATGGTTGGATTAAACCTCTCTGATATCGGTGTTTCTCCTCCTCGGAGACGTGTCTGATCTGTGATGTTGTTCTCTTACTGCGTCTGAATGTCTAGCGTCACTTATCACAGCAATAGATTCATTCATGAATCGCTAACTAGTTCCCCCAGTTTGTCCTTCAACAGTAAACTTCATGATAAACAGCGAAACATGGACCAAGAGGAAGGAGCTGTCATATTCCTCCAAGCCACTAGTccccctgtacacacacacatattcctcCAGGCCACTAGTCCCCctgtacccctccctctctctctctctaccctctacccccctctctctctctctctaccctctacccctccctctctctctctctaccctctaccccccctcctctctctctctaccctctaccccctctctctctctctaccctctacccctcccctctctctctctaccctctacccctctctctctctctaccctctacccctcccctctctctctctaccctctaccccccctctctcctctctaccctctacccctcccctctctctctacccctctacccctccctctctaccctctacccctcccctctctctctctaccctctacccctccctccctctctccctctacccctccctctctctctaccctctacccctccctctctctctctgtaccctctacccctacccctcctctctctaccctctacccctccccctccctctctctctctctctaccctctccctctctctccctctccccctctacccctctctctaccctctaccctctccctctctctctctccctctctctacccctctctctctctctaccctctccctctctctaccctctccctctctctaccctctccctctctctaccctctccctctctctacccctctctctcagtctgttagTTGACCGTGATATGTGGTGATTCACTGGCTCTGAAACGTGCTTGTGTCAAGTGGTGATTGAGCTGGACTCTTCGACAACGGGGCACCAATGGGGGCTGTGATGGACACTAGTTGGCTGACGGGGCAGCAGTGTGTTGTGTGATTGAGTCGTTCTGACGGGTTCGGAGGACGGCTGCATTAGAACAGATTATGTCTGAATCCTCAGGGATTATTGATCTGATCCTATTGATCTGCTTTAATGCTCCGACTGTTTCCTCCCTAAATAGAAAGATACGTTTAGCATGAACACATGAAGGAGAAAATTAAATGTCCAAATAGATTTATTTCCATAGAACCCTAAATTGTCTATTTCTGCCAGATTAGATGTTAAATTTGTTTTTTTGGTTGGTTGTTTATGTCCCAAAAACATTTATATAATGGCCTCTGATGACACAGACTCTTGCAGTTATCTCCTCGAGGGCCGTTATCTCCTCGAGGGCCGTTATCTCCTTGAGGGCCGCTATCTGTATAGACCACCCCCCGTATAGACCACCCCCTGTATAGACCACCCCTGTATAGACTGTATAGACCACCCCTGTATAGACCACCCCTGTATAGACTGTATAGACCACCCCTGTATAGACCACCCCTGTATAGACCACCCCTGTATAGACTGTATAGACCACCCCTGTATAGACCACCCCCTAGACTATAGACCACCCCCTGTATAGACCGCCCCCTGTATAGACTGTATAGACCACCCCTGTATAGACCACCCCTGTATAGACCACCCCTGTATAGACTGTATAGACCACCCCTGTATAGACCACCCCTGTATAGACTGTATAGACCACCCCTGTATAGACCGCCCCCTGTATAGACTGTATAGACCACCCCCCCCTGTATAGACCACCCCTGTATAGACTGTATAGACCACCCCCTGTATAGACCACCCCCTGTATAGACCGCCCCCTGTATAGACCAGCCCCTGTATAGACCACCCCCTGTATAGACCACCCCTGTATAGACCACCCCTGTATAGACTGTATAGACCATCCCGTGTATAGACTGTATAGACCACCCCTGTATAGACTGTATAGACCATCCCGTGTATAGACTGTATAGACCACCCCTGTATAGACCACCCCTGTATAGACTGTATAGACCACCCCTGTATAGACCACCCCTGTATAGACTGTATAGACCACCCCTGTATAGACCACCCCCTGTATAGACCACCCCCTGTATAGACTGTATAGACCACACCCTGTATAGACCGCCCCCTGTATAGACTGTATAGACCAGCCCCTGTATGAGAttccctctctgctctgacaGACATGAGCCTCCGACTCCCGTCCCTCCAGCGTTTGACGTCATTTATATCCTGACAGAATCATAGCTACGGTGCTGGAAGTCCTGTAATCACCCCTGATAACCTGAAATAACTTTAACAAAATGATAGAATTACATCTGTCTGTTCAGAAAGAAATTAAATCATTGAAAATACTAAACCATGAGTAGAGCTGTagtttagccacagaggatcagtAGCGTCTTTACAATCAATAGActagctgtggattgtgtgtagcccaatCACAAGGCATGCCAACACTCAGGAAGTGTGTGTAGCCCAATCACAAGGCATGCCAACACTCAGGAAGCGTGTGTAGCCCAATCACAAGGCATGCCAACACTCAGGAACCGTGTGTAGCCCAATCACAAGGCATGCCTACACTCAGGAAGCATGCCTACACTCAGGAAGCATGCCTACACTCAGGAAGCATGCCTACACTCAGGAAGCATGCCTACACTCAGGAAGCATGCCTACACTCAGGAAGCATGCCTACACTCAGGAAGCATGCCTACACTCAGGAAGCATGCCTACACTCAGGAAGCATGCCTACACTCAGGAAGCATGCCTACACTCAGGAAGCATGCCTACACTCAGGAAGCATGCCTACACTCAGGAAGCATGCCTACACTCAGGAAGCATGCCAAATCTGTCAGTGAAACAGCACGCAGacaaaacaggcttttagaattCAAATGCAGGATGGGAAGCCAATGTGTTTTTCCTGAAAAGAGAATACGAATCTTTCTGGAGGCTTCCCGACCTAGTAGATCCACATCCAAATCAGCCTACTGAGCGAACGTTATTGATTTACAAAGtaaaacgagagagagatgagctTTTGGCATGGACTGCCGTCGAGGAGCGATGCGAGCTGCATCTCATTGGGTGACTCAGTGAAACTGGGAATCGTATTTTTTTTCCTTCTATTGTACAACATGTCTCCTTGCACACCTGGGCCTTGGCGGATTCAAGACAAGGTCATCTTTATTGATCTCGGTGTGACAGTGTCAAAGTAGTCTGGCATTTTGATCACTTTTGCAGTATTAAAAAGAGCTTCTGCTAAAAATCTTCAGTCATCTAAAATGATGTTGATTTGCattaaatgtgtttataaaaggcGACATTTTTACCACTACAACAAGTGCCTCTATTCCACTGCAGCAAATGAattattataattgttttattcAATTCATAAATGAAACACTGTGTAAGGTCTTTTAGATGTTTAAAATGAAGACGACACAGCAGCCATTTTAAAACCCCTTGATTGATGGAAGGTTCAGTCACTGCGTAGGCTAATGAAGGGTATTCAGTTGTTTTAGTGAAATGTCATCTGTTCCCATCTCTAGTGTTTGTTCAGTCTGAATCAATTCCAGTTCAGCTTTTTGGAAAAAGGATCTGAAATAGTTTTTAACACAACAATGACGGGGATATGAAATGGTCTAACAATGGCTGTTCCCTCACAGTCAATGGCTGTTCCCTCACAGTATCCTAGTCATATCTCTCAGTAGTAGTATACCTGTCtaacctctgcctctctctctgtccctctctctgtccctctctaccactctctctgtctctctctctgtctctctctctgtctctatgtccctctctctgtctctctctctctgtctctctctctgtccctctctctcattctctctctctctctctctctcattctctctgtctctctctctctgtctctctctgtccctctctctgtctctctctgtccctctctctctctgtccctctctgtctctctctgtccctctctctctctctctctttgcccccctctctgtctctctctccagataaaCCAGAGAACTATGACGTGTGGTACGAGAGTCGCTTCGAGGACTGTGACAAAGAAGCCTGCCTGTCCTTCTCCAAGGAGTCTCTGTGTAACCGCGTCACTGTTGACCACAACTACTACGCTGTGTGTCAGAACCTGCTGTCTCGTTACGCTACGTGGCGAGGGACCACCGGCGGCCTGCTCCACGACCCCCCAGCCCACGTAGCCAAAGACGGCCAGCTGGAAGCGCTGTTGGACGAGTGTACCAACCCTAAAAAACGCTACGGACGCTTCACGGCCGCCAAGGAGCTGAGGGACTACCTCACCCAgctagtttcctcctcctcctcctcagccacGGCGAGGTGATGAACAGAGCCTACACTTGGCGATAGCCTGCAGCTCGGCGTGGCTGGTCAGGGTTTCACCCCCCCTGATCTTGTCCCCAGGAACTTAACCCTTGACCCTCCTCGTCTCACTTCAAGTGCAGGAGATATCCTCACTGGTCACACAGCAGTTGGTTTGGTCTCCTTCCTGGTGGAAACCCAAACTGATCGATAGGAGATGTTTAAAGGGAACTAGGAAGTCCTTCACTGCTGGTTTATATTATTCCTTCTGACTTTGTTTGGTAGCTGGTGAGAATGAGGTGCTTGGAGCTAGTGGACCAGGAGAAGGGGATCGACAGGCCCAGAGCAGGACTGTTCTCCTAGGGGAGAGCTGAGGGAAAAGCGCCTGGCTACTCTAATGGAGCATGTGGTGTCTGACTCaatgactcctctctcctctgtctgtccaccaggacccctctgtctgtccaccaggacccctctgtctgtccaccaggacccctctgtctgtccaccaggacccctctgtctgtccaccaggacccctctgtctgtccaccaggacccctctgtctgtccaccagGACCCCTCTGTCCACCAggacccctctgtctgtccaccagGACCCCTCTGTCCACCAGGACTCCTCTGTCCACCAGGACCCCTCTGTCCACCAggacccctctgtctgtccatcaggacccctctgtctgtccaccagGACCCCTCTGTCCACCAGGACTCCTCTGTCCACCAGGACCCCTCTGTCCACCAggacccctctgtctgtccatcaggacccctctgtctgtccaccagGACCCCTCTGTCCACCAggacccctctgtctgtccatcaggacccctctgtctgtccaccaggacccctctgtctgtccatcaggacccctctgtctgtccaccaggacccctctgtctgtccaccaggacccctctgtctgtccaccaggacccctctgtctgtccaccaggacccctctgtctgtctaccaggacccctctgtctgtctaccaggacccctctgtctgtccaccagGACTCCTCTGTCCATCAggacccctctgtctgtccaccagGACTCCTCTGTCCATCAGGACCCCTCTGTCCACCAGGACCCCTCTATCTGTCCACCAggacccctctgtctgtccaccaggacccctctgtctgtccaccaggacccctctgtctgtccaccaggacccctctgtctgtccaccaggacccctctgtctgtccaccaggacccctctgtctgtctaccaggacccctctgtctgtccaccaggacccctctgtctgtccaccaggacccctctgtctgtccaacaggacccctctgtctgtccaccagGACTCTTGTGTTTGCTAACATTGAATCTTAACAGTATGTTTTTTCTAACAGAACCTGTTGTTGTTATGGtttgggggttgagagagagagagagggggttaagagagagagagaggggttaggagagagagagagagggggttgagagagagaggggttgagagagaggggttgagagagaggggttgagagagagggggttgagagagagagggggttgagagagagggggttgagagagagagggggttgagagagagagggggtgagagagagagggggtgagggagagggggttgagagagagagggggttgagagagagggggttgagagagagagggggttgagaaagagggggttgagagagagggggttgagagagagggggttgagagagagaggggggttgagagagggggtgggggggagtaTTCTGACCTCCCTGTCTGTTTTGACCCTGTAGGAACCTCCCTGTCTGTTTTGACCCTGTAGGAACCTCCCTGTCTGTTTTGACCCTGTAGGAACCTCCCTGTCTGTTTTGACCCTGTAGGAACCTCCCTGTCTGTTCTGACCCTGTAGGAACCTCCCTGTCTGTTCTGACCCTGTAGGAACCTCCCTGTCTGTTTTGACCCTGTAGGAACCTCCCTGTCTGTTTTGACCCTGTAGGAACCTCCCTGTCTGTTTTGACCCTGTAGGAACCTCCCTGTCTGTTCTGACCCTGTAGGAACCTCCCTGTCTGTTCTGACCCTGTAGGAACCTCCCTGTCTGTTTTGACCCTGTAGGAACCTCCCTGTCTGTTTTGACCCTGTAGGAACCTCCCTGTCTGTTCTGACCCTGTAGGAACCTCCCTGTCTGTTTTGACCCTGTAGGAACCTCCCTGTCTGTTTTGACCCTGTAGGAACCTCCCTGTCTGTTCTGACCCTGTAGGAACCTCCCTGTCTGTTCTGACCCTGTAGGAACCTCCCTGTCTGTTCTGACCCTTAGGAACCTCCCTGGCTGTGTCTGGAAACACCAGCTGAAATAGAACTCAGCCCAGGGTCAGTTTTAACCAAGCTGAAAAAGGGCCCCTGTTTGAATAGTTAAAAATGAAATGCATCCTTAATTCCTTCCTTGGTGTAAACTCTGATCTGACATCGGTTAAGGTGAAAGACATTTAGTGGAATCACTTGGAAGCGAGGAATAATGCATTTTCTAAGTATTCAACATGCTCTGTCCCAACACTTCCAAATAGACTCCTCTCCTTGTGTCCTTTCCTTCACTACCATTCAACATGCTCTGTCCCAACACTTCCAAATAGACTCCTCTCCTTGTGTCCTTTCCTTCACTACCATTCAACATGCTCTGTCCCAACACTTCCAAATAGACTCCTCTCCTTGTGTCCTTTCCTTCACTACCATTCAACATGCTCTGTCCCAACACTTCCAAATAGACTCCTCTCCTTGTGTCCTTTCCTTCACTACCATTCAACATGCTCTGTCCCAACACTTCCAAATAGACTCCTCTCCTTGTGTCCTTTCCTTCACTACCATTCAACATGCTCTGTCCCAACACTTCCAAATAGACTCCTCTCCTTGTGTCCTTTCCTTCACTACCATTCAACATGCTCTGTCCCAACACTTCCAAATAGACTCCTCTCCTTGTGTCCTTTCCTTCACTACCATTCAACATGCTCTGTCCCAACACTTCCAAATAGACTCCTCTCCTTGTGTCTTTTCCTTCACTACCATTCAACATGCTCTGTCCCAACACTTCCAAATAGACTCCTCTCCTTGTGTCTTTTCCTTCACTACCAGTCACTATCACTGTTGTTGTATAATAAATAAGAggttaaaaaaatggaaagagaaACATCTTGCATTTCACCTATCAGGATCTTTCAGATGAGTGGTGTTGTGTGGGTAAAGGACAGGAAGTGATTTGGAAGAATTGAGTCATATTTCCATTGCGGTACCTACAGAGTCTGGAATTAGCGATAATTGATTTGAATGGCTTTTTAGTGTCTAGTTTTTCTAATGTTTTCTCCTCTACAgttccactgtctgtctgttctgtttgaAAAGGGAAATGCTGATTCTGTCTtaactcttctgtgtgtgtgggggggttgttttgttgttgtacttCCTCAACAGCCCTGATTCTGACTCCTCATATGTTGTAATCTCTTTTGAGTTTTGTGCTCGATATTAACCTTTGCCTCTTCACTCCTCAGCGTACACTCTGAGCCATCGGGCTTAAAATGGTCTATATTTCTAATCTCCAGCCAATGTTATGGGGAATCAAAGCAGATCCAGAAGTTGCTTGTCCTTCTACAGGTCCAGGGGCGGGTTCATGACCCCTGTCTGTCTTTGTAAAGCAATAACGACTAGTTTGGCTGAAAAAAATGGATAGCATTATTATAGTTATGATTTAGAATCTCCTTGTGGATGTCTGAAATCGCACCTTAtttcctatatatagtgcacgacttttgaccgcatggtagtgcactaaatagggaatagggtgcgatttcgGACTCAAACGCCTGGTTTTGTTGTCATCAGGAATGTTTCCTGTTTCCCCCCCGGGGGACCTGGAGGATTCTAATTGGTTCGTTCAGTAGTTGGAGGAGGGGTTTGTATGTAAAT is drawn from Oncorhynchus tshawytscha isolate Ot180627B linkage group LG29, Otsh_v2.0, whole genome shotgun sequence and contains these coding sequences:
- the dipk2ab gene encoding divergent protein kinase domain 2Ab gives rise to the protein MLRFLPLKLGRLYRCLKLLLVVGLFVILLMNTHNLFASFQKNELTDRRFINLNKCPACFGTSWCRKFMNGQVSFETWGRLRFLDVFNVKNVYFAQYGEPREGTRRVVLKRLGSNQELADIDQKICKRATGRPRCDLIQAMYKTEFARLNGDVRLLTPEVVEGWSDLVHCPSQRLLDRVVRRYAETKDSGSFLLKNLKDTERMQLLMTLAFNPEPLVLQSFPSDEGWPFAKYLGACGRVVAVNYVGEELWSFYNAPWDKRVDLARQLMDIAEQLTNNDFDFALYLLDVSFDNFAVGPRDGKVIVVDAENVLVADKRLIKQNKPENYDVWYESRFEDCDKEACLSFSKESLCNRVTVDHNYYAVCQNLLSRYATWRGTTGGLLHDPPAHVAKDGQLEALLDECTNPKKRYGRFTAAKELRDYLTQLVSSSSSSATAR